A DNA window from Arachis duranensis cultivar V14167 chromosome 3, aradu.V14167.gnm2.J7QH, whole genome shotgun sequence contains the following coding sequences:
- the LOC107479178 gene encoding photosystem I chlorophyll a/b-binding protein 6, chloroplastic: protein MVMALSISSTALSSLPTREIRQKVLHHERTTTLFPRTILTNATKGVSSVCEPLPPDRPLWFPGSSPPQWLDGSLPGDFGFDPLGLGSDPELLKWFAQAELMHARWAMLGVSGILIPDLLQKMGLLQNFSWYDAATREYFADPTTLFIVQMALMGWVEGRRWADMLNPGSVDIDLKLPHITKPKPDVGYPGGFWFDPMMWGRGSPEPVMVLRTKEIKNGRLAMLAFVGFWFQAIYTGEGPIDNLMAHIADPGHCNIFSAFTSH from the exons ATGGTCATGGCCCTATCCATTTCCTCCACTGCATTATCAAGTCTTCCAACTAG AGAGATACGGCAAAAGGTTCTTCATCATGAAAGAACAACGACGTTGTTTCCAAGAACAATTCTAACAAATGCAACAAAAGGAGTGTCAAGCGTGTGTGAACCACTTCCTCCAGATAGACCATTGTGGTTCCCTGGTAGTTCCCCTCCTCAGTGGCTTGATGGCAG TCTTCCTGGTGATTTTGGTTTTGACCCACTTGGATTAG GGTCGGATCCAGAGTTGTTGAAATGGTTTGCACAGGCAGAGCTAATGCACGCAAGATGGGCAATGCTTGGTGTATCAGGAATCCTGATCCCAGACCTTCTTCAAAAAATGGGCCTTCTTCAGAACTTCTCTTGGTACGACGCCGCAACAAGGGAATATTTTGCGGACCCAACAACTCTCTTCATTGTCCAGATGGCCTTGATGGGCTGGGTTGAGGGTAGGAGATGGGCCGACATGCTCAACCCAGGCTCCGTTGACATTGACCTCAAGCTGCCACACATAACAAAGCCCAAGCCCGATGTTGGGTACCCCGGTGGGTTTTGGTTTGACCCAATGATGTGGGGGAGAGGCTCCCCTGAGCCCGTTATGGTGCTCAGGACTAAGGAGATCAAGAATGGTAGGCTTGCCATGCTTGCATTTGTTGGGTTTTGGTTCCAGGCTATTTATACCGGGGAAGGCCCTATTGATAACTTGATGGCTCATATCGCTGACCCCGGTCACTGCAACATTTTCTCG GCTTTCACGTCGCATTAG